Proteins encoded together in one Rhizobium sp. 11515TR window:
- a CDS encoding LacI family DNA-binding transcriptional regulator yields MSQTRPSSIREIATKLGVSTATVSNALRGTGRVSPALAEQIRLEAERLGYVPDHAARALRTGKSNTVGLLVPNIGQPLFPAFAQAIERAAKRRGLAVLIGDSQGDPQQQDFEIRTMIARGVDALIVIPTRGTTVMPEDVSVPVAVIDSAATTGNVAASDHREGGRLIARHLLELGHDRLLILAGPENSLVARERVEGMREIFRKAGVEPALRHSDATFEAGSALGHELNLQHFTACAAAYDALAIGFAIAVKDRGCNIPEDMSLTGFDDLMWAQIVSPPLTTVRQDLEAVANHALAFVAGETETSGIFPTELVLRQSTARPSAFAKGGRHAE; encoded by the coding sequence ATGAGCCAGACACGCCCTTCTTCGATTCGGGAAATCGCCACCAAGCTGGGTGTCTCCACGGCAACGGTCTCGAATGCCCTGCGCGGCACAGGGCGGGTGTCGCCAGCCCTTGCGGAGCAGATTCGCCTGGAAGCGGAAAGGCTGGGCTATGTGCCTGACCATGCGGCTCGCGCTCTGCGCACAGGCAAGAGCAATACGGTCGGCCTGCTGGTTCCGAATATCGGCCAACCCTTGTTTCCCGCCTTTGCCCAAGCCATCGAACGAGCCGCCAAGCGGCGCGGCCTCGCCGTTCTGATCGGCGACAGTCAGGGCGATCCGCAGCAGCAAGATTTCGAAATCAGAACCATGATCGCCCGCGGCGTCGATGCGCTGATCGTGATACCGACGCGCGGCACGACCGTTATGCCTGAGGATGTTTCGGTGCCGGTCGCCGTCATAGACAGCGCGGCCACAACAGGCAATGTCGCCGCCAGCGACCACCGCGAGGGTGGACGTCTCATCGCCCGCCATCTTCTCGAGCTCGGTCACGACCGGCTTCTTATCCTCGCCGGCCCAGAGAATTCGCTGGTGGCGCGCGAGCGCGTCGAGGGAATGCGCGAAATCTTCCGCAAGGCCGGCGTCGAACCGGCATTGCGACACAGCGATGCGACTTTCGAAGCCGGCAGCGCCCTCGGACACGAGCTTAATCTACAGCACTTTACAGCCTGTGCGGCCGCCTATGACGCCCTCGCCATCGGCTTTGCCATTGCCGTTAAAGACAGAGGCTGCAACATTCCGGAAGACATGTCGCTCACCGGCTTTGATGATCTGATGTGGGCTCAAATCGTCTCTCCGCCGCTCACGACCGTTCGGCAGGACTTGGAAGCCGTCGCAAACCATGCGCTCGCCTTCGTTGCCGGAGAAACCGAGACCAGCGGAATATTCCCGACGGAACTCGTCTTGCGGCAATCCACCGCGCGCCCATCCGCCTTTGCCAAGGGAGGCAGACATGCCGAATGA